A segment of the Salmo trutta chromosome 3, fSalTru1.1, whole genome shotgun sequence genome:
agcaggtgtccacatacttttggtcatgtagtgtatgtacagtaccagtcaaaagtttggacacgcctactcattccagggtttttctttatttttactgttttctacattgtagaatattagtgaagacatcaaactatgaaataacaattatggaatcatgtagtaagcaaaaaaagtgttaaacaaatctaaatatatgttatatttgagattcttcaaagtagccaccctttgccttgatgacagctttgcacactcttggtattctttcaaccagcttcatgaggtagtcaactgtaatgtttttccaacaatcttgaaggagtttgcacatatgctgagcacttgttgactgcttttccttccctcagctgtccaactcatcccaaaccatctcatttgggttgagatcgggtgattgtggaggccaggtcatctgatgcagcactcaaataggccttacacagcctggaggtgttttttgggtcaatgtcctgttgaaaagcaaattatagtcccactaagcgcaaaccagatgggatggcatatcgctgcagaatgctgtggtagccttgctggttaagtgtgccttgaattctaaataaatcactgacatcacaacatcacacctcctcctccatgcttcatggtggaaaccacacatgcggagatcatccgttcatctactctgcgtctcacaaagatacagcGAATGGAACCAAAactctctaatttggactcatcagaccaaaggacagatttccaccggtctaatgtccatcatttgtgtttcttgacccaaacaagtctcttcttcttattggtgtcctttagtagtggtttctttgcagcaattcaaccataaaggcctgattcacaaagtcccctctgaacagttgatgtttagatgtctgttacttgaactcagtgaagcatttatttgagctgcaatctgaggtgcagttaattgccgatttctgaggctggaaactctaatgaacttatcctctgcagcagaggtaactctggctcttcctttcctgtggtggtcctcatgagagccaggcattcatcataacgcttgatggtttttgtgactgcacttgaaaaaaactttcaaagttcttgacattttccggattgactgaccttcatgtcttaaagtaatgatggcctgtctattctctttgcttatttcagcaggtcttgctataatatggacttggtcttttaccaaatagggctatcttctgtataccacccctacattgtcacaacacaactgattggctcaaacgcattaagaaggaaagaaattccacaaattaacttttaacaaggcaaacctgttaattgaaatgcattcaggtgactacctcatgaagctggttgagagaatgccaagagtgcaaagctgtcatcaaggcaaagggtggctactttgaagaatctaaaatatattttgatttgtttaatacatttttggctactacatgattccatatgtgttacttcatagttttgatgatgtcttcactattattctacaatgtagaaaatagtaaaaagaaagaaaaacccttgaatgagtaggtgtgtccaaacttttgactggttatgtatgtatgtatgtatgtatgtatgtatgtatgtatgtatgtatgtatgcatgtatgtatgtacagtgtgggaaaaagtatttggtcccctgctgattttgtacgtttgcccactgacaaagaaatgataagtctataattttaatggtaggtttatttgaacagtgagagacagaataacaacaaaaaaatccagaaaaccgcatgtcataaatgttataaattgatttgcattttaatgaggggaaataagcatttgaccccctctcaatcagaaagatttctggctcccaggtgtcttttatacaggtaacgagcagagattaggagcacactcttaaagggagtgctcctaatctctatttgttacctgtataaaagacacctgtccacagaagcaatcaatcaatcagattctaaactctccaccatggccaagaccaaagagatcTCCAAGGATGTtggggacaagattgtagacctacacaaggctggaatgggctacaagaccatcgccaagcagcttggtgagaaggtgacaacagttggtgcgattattcgcaaatggaagaaacacaaaagaactgtcaatctccctcggcctggggctccatgcaagatctcacctcgtggagttgcaatgatcatgagaacggtgaggaatcagcccagaactacacaggaggatcttgtcaatgatctcaatgcagctgggaccatagtcaccaagaaaacaattggtaacacactacgccgtgaaggactgataTCCTGCatcgcccgcaaggtccccctgctcaagaaattacatatacatgcccgtctgaagtttgccaatgaacatctgaatgattcagaggacaactggggaaagtgttgtggtcagatgagaccaaaatggagctctttggcatcaactcaactcgctgtgtttggaggaggaggaatgctgcctatgaccccaagaacaccatccccactgtcaaacatggaggtggaaacattatgctttgggtgtgtttttctgctaaggggacaggacaacttcaccgcatcaaagggacgatggacggggccatgtaccatcaaattttaggtgagaacctccttccctcagcctgggcattgaaaatgggtcgtggatgggtattccagcatgacaatgacccaaaacacacggtcaaggcaacaaaggagtggctcaacaagaagcacattaaggtcctgaagtggcctagccagtctccagaccttaatcccttagaaaatctatggagggagctgaaggttcgagttgccaaaggtcagcctcaaaaccttaatgacttggagaagatctgcaaagaggagtgggacaaaatccctcctgagatgtgtgcaaacctggtggccaactacaagaaacgtctgacctctgtgattgccaacaagggttttgccaccaagtactaagtcatgttttgcagaggggtcaaatacttatttccctcattaaaatgcaaatcaatttataagatttttgacatgcgtttttctggatttttttgttggtattctatctctcactgttcaaataaacctaccattaatattatagactgataatttctttgtcagtgggcaaacgtacaaaatcagcaggggatcaaatactttttttccctcactgtatgtatgtgtgtacagttgaagtcggaagtttacatacacttaggtttgagtcattaaaactagtttttcaaccactccacaaatttattgttaacaaaccgccataaaaaagccagactacggtttgcaactgcacatggggacaaagatcgtcctttttggagaaatgtcctctggtctgatgaaacaaaaatagatctgtttggccataatgaccatcgttatgtttggtggaCAAAGGAGGAGACTTgcaaccgaagaacaccattccaaccgtgaagcacgggggtggcagcatcatgttgtgggggtgctttgctgcaggagggactggtgcacttcacaaaatagatggcatcatgaggcaggaaaattatgtggatatattgaagcaacatctcaagacatcagtcagaaagttaaaacttggtcgcaaatgggtcttccaaatggacaatgactccaagtatacttccaaagttttggcaaaatggcttaaggacaacaaagtcaaggtattggagtggccattacaaagccctgacctcaatcccatagaaaatctttgggcagaactgaaaaggcgtgtgctagcaaggaggcctacaaacccgactacgttacaccagctctgtcaggaggaataggccaaaattcacccaatttattgtgggaagcttgtggaaggctacccgaaacttttgacccaaatgaaacaatttaaaggcaatgctaccaaatactaattgagtgtatgtaaacttatgacccactgggaatgtgatgaaagaaataaaagctgaaataaatcattctctatactattattctgacatttcaaattcttaaaacaaagtggtgatcctaactgacccaagacagggcatttttagtaggattaaatgtcaggaattgtgaaactgagtttaaatatatttggctaaggtgtatgtaaacttccgacttcatctgtagatggcatcatgaggagggaaaattgtggatatattgaagcagcatctcaagacatcagtcagaaagttaaagcttggtcgcaaatgggtcttccaaatggacaatgactccaagtatacttccaaagttgtggcaaaatggcttaaggacaacaaagtcaaggtattggagtggccatcacaaagccctgacctcaatccaatagaaaatttgtgggcagaactgaaaaagcttgtatgagcaaggaggcttacaaacctgactcagttacaccagctctgtcgcctatggcgacagctagtcttattGGGGTCCGACATATAaagaaaaagacattacagacaaaatactttacagtttacatacatacatttaaaaacattaacatgtagtgtaatggtgtgtgtatagacagtttgtGAATaggaaaggtgtgtacagcatTAGTTCTTTAGAATGAGCCTtgactacagtatatacatataaagtgggtaaaacagtatgtaaacattattaaagtgaccaatgttcaatgactatgtacataggacaGCAGTCCCTAAGGTGCAGGGtggagtaccgggtggtagccggctggtAAAAgtagtacaaaaaaatgcaataTATGTGCAATTGTCTTTTATTGAACAACTGTCTTTTTCAGAACGTTTTACAAGATCAATGCAGATCAAATGTCAATGCAGATCAAAAAAACGCCAATGCAGTCACAACTTTGTTTTATGTTAAAGAAAAATCAGATCGTCACAGATCATACTAAGTCTTTTATCTGTTTGTTCAACAGCATAGCGTCTTATACAGAGGAAGACCCCATTGCTGCAGACCTGAGGTCAACTACACCTAAGGAATGTTGTGTTAATGCAACACATATGCAGGTAATTTTTGTGCCTGAACACTGACTGAGTGAACTGTCAgcttcacagatgatgcaatggTGCTTTACCTGGGAGATATTTACATGAGTAGTGAACATGGGCTTAATGTAACTTTCTTGTTATCTAGGTGGATCCCACTCCAATGAATGTAGGGGATGGAGGCACAGTGAGCAGAGAGATCAGTGCTCCGATTAAAGCATCTGCTAGCATGGTGGGAAATCCCCCTCAGACGCTGCCCCCTGAGCTCAGAGGAGATGTGCCCCTCAGTCAGCAAAACAAGACCAGCACAGCAACAGACTGTAAAATGCCAGTCAACGTCTGTTCAGACCCTAGCAACTTCACCCATTGCCCAGTGGTCCCTCCCCCTCAAGAACACAGCAATGCTCCGTCAGGCCCTCCCCTCATTAGCTCTGACAAGAGAGCAAACAAGAGGTCAGAGGTCCCCAAACCCAAGGCTGATGGTCCTAGGGTTTTTCCCACACATCAGTGGCCGTGTGGTACAAAGAACAGCCCTGAGGACCCAGTTAACCCAAGCCACAGTGGTGTGACGTCCAATAAGAAGCCACATGCTCAGACCCAGTCAGTGATTAGTCTTCCCGCTGGGTTTCAACGCTCAACACTGTTTAAACCAGGCCAGCCTGTTACTTTTCTTCCCTCCACTAACTTCTCATCTCCACTCTGCAAAATCACTCTTCCACCCGCATTGGGTCAGATCGCAGCATTGAGAGAAGCCACAGCCAGCCAGTTTCAGAAGGGGAGTCAACCACTAAGCGCAGCTGCTGGTGTTGCGCCACTGCTGCAGACTTATCCATATCACTTCTCAGTGGGTCAATGTCCAGCACCTCAAAAGAAAACACCCAACTCAACACCCAAACTCAAATGTAACTCGTCGTCCAGTAGCAAGAGCTCCAAAGCTGGGAGGGAGCATAAATCCACTATCGCCTCAGTGGTGGCCTCCCCCACTATCGCGCTCCCAATACAGCACCCAGCATTAGGCTCTGCCGTACCAACCCGCTTCACGTTGTCTCCCTCCGCTGCCATCTGCTGTGGCCCTGCACTGGCCAGCATCACCACTCAGGGCAGGCTGCTGAACTATGTGGAGAAAGACCTTGCGCACCGCAGTGCAGACAAGACAACCGTAGGCTTTCTAAAACTGAAGGTTCCATCTGCTGCTGATGACCATGCAGTTGCATGCCCGACTGAAGCAAGGGATGTACCCCTCGACCTGTCCGCCAAGTCGAAGCGTCCAAAAACGGTCAAGGACCCTCCAAACACGGTTGCCACCACAGAGCATCTCCATAACAAGGCACGTCAGAAAGTTGCCCTCCATCCAAAGAGGCCCCATACTACCACGTATGGCTCTGCCGCGCCATACCCCATCCTACCCAACACCCACCGAAATGGGGCTCTAAAGCAAGCTAGTAGGCCCCTAACTCATCAGGGTTTGGAACCCAACTCATCCTGGGTCAAAGGTTCCTCTCAAGGCCCCATTAATAACCTCCCAGGAACCTATGTAGGTGTCGCCAGCCCCATACTTGCTTCCACCCTGCGTAGCAAAGATGGGAAGGGGTCCTTTGAGGACGAGTTCCAGACTTTCGCTAGACAGGAGACTATCTCTATCATTGACCAAGGGGAACACTTGGCCTCAAGGGGAAAGAAGGCATCGTTCATGACTAAGGGCAACCAGCACGTATATGGTATCAAGCACCCTAACAGTACCAGCCCAGCTGTAACACAAAACTGTCCCTCTAAGGGGGCTTTCGCCACGGCTCTGCCCGGCTCTGCCAACTCACACTCTCATCAGAAATCTGGAAGTGTCAAAGCAGCAATCCCATACTCCCTCACTGTCCTCAAGCCGTTATGGCAGCGACCAGCACTTCTTCCTCACCAAAGTGCTTCTGTTCAGAGAAAGGTCATTCAAGGGACTCCCAAGGTTATTCAAGGGACTCCCAAGGTCAAGGGGGGCACAGGTTCAGATGGTCCCAAATTTCAGGGTGCCCATCAAAGCCCGTCCAGAATGGAAGCCGAAAAGTGGGACAGAACCAAGTCCCCCCTGTCCAACCTTGAGTCCATAGTGAAGCAGAAAGCTCTAGAGACCAGTGCATTGACTAGCGAGGGATACTGCCATCTAGCACCTGTGACGTCCAGAAAGCCTGAAGTGGTGAGCTCTCACACTGCGGGCAAGGACATATTGTTACATCAGACTGCTGCTTTTGGATGCCCACCTATCAGATCTGTGGAGAACAACGAGACACTTTCCTTTCAAGGGGATTCCACACAAGTCACGAACAAACTTGAGAAAATGAGTGTCTCTGAGTCCAAAGAAAGGAGTACTGAGAAACATATTAAACTGGGGGAGCAGGCAGGTGGCAAAGAGATACAGGTCTCTGCAAacagcaccagccacacccatgCCTTTAGAAGCAGTGGTTCAGCTAACAGAAACAGGATGGACAGCAAATTGGCCCAGGAGTTGGAGGGAGAAACGGTGAAGGAGGAGAGTATGGCCCCTGCTGGTCTCGCTCCCCGTGCTAAATTGGAGGGAATTGCCCTATCCATCCTCACTGGCCAGTGTGCAGGGGTAGCCGAGGTAGAGAAGACAAATGGAATTAAAGAGGAGTCTCCCACCAAAGCGAAAGCTGCCATCAGCAAACAGAAGAAGTCCCCTAGTCCAAGGAAGCCGGCAAAGGAGAAGGCTTCACCGGACCATTCAAAGAAGGCTGCAGCGCCAGTGAAGAAAAAGCAAGACCAGGAAGCCACCCCAGTTAAGAAAGAACCAAGTCCCAAAAAGgtatgttgttattctgttattctcctatttagaattccatttagATGAGTTGCTTTGGTTGTGTTGTTTACAATGGCATTATTCTCTTTTGTTGGTTGAACAAAGAAAGAAAAACCACTACATTCACACACTTGACTCGTCTGCATTTATAATGAagcataataaaataaaaaaatgaaatatcaaccGCCCATCAAAACATACCTGTCTGTGTTATTGCATTATGATTCAACTATACTGATTTTGAAATACAAAAGGCAATTCAATGTTTATACAGTCCAGTTGTTTCTCTGTATGCTCTCCATCACCATCCAAGCTTTATGATCGATTACCTGAATGGCCTATTTAGTGCACTCACTTGTGTGTTGTCCCCTGTGTGTTGCCACGGAAGGAACCATGTGTACCTGTACTGGAGCACAGTCTGACGCTGGTGGAACCATCCCTACACAGGGATGAGGGGGAGAACACTCGCAAGGAGAAGAGCAGCCCAACTGATAACAAGCAGGCTGCTCACAACAAACCAGGTAGGTCTGTCTCTTGTGACAGTCTAGAATAGAACTTCACATACTACCTCAGCCAAAGATCTAATCAGAAATCTTTCGTCACGATTCCTCTTGTCCACTTTGTTTTAGAGCGCTGAGTGAGTCTGTTTTTGATGTGGGTTCCACAGGTAGTGTGAGCAGTCCTCTCCTCAGTCCCCAGAGATCTGAGACCCCAGTCTCCCTCAGCAGCCCTGGCAGACCCAGTAAGGAGCCAGCGTCCTCTGAGAGCTCCACCCCCAGGCTGAGGAGGGGCCGGCGGAGGGCTGATGAGGCTCGGCTGGACGACTGGGGCTTCgctactccctctcctccacctcccccaactcctcctcctccccctacaTACCCACCCCCCCGGCCCAGGGGCAGACCGCGCACCAACCCCCTGCCCGAGAAGGCTGAACAGTGCAAGGCCAGGCCCGTCCCAAGCACTGAGGGAGACACCCCGAAACGCAAGAAACGGAACCGCTGCCGGAACAGGAAGTACCAGAATGGGGAGTATATCACGGAGAAGGAcaaggatggagagggggaggagagatctGTCCTCACCAGGCAGGGTACTCGATCAGGTACGGTTCACCTGGAAATGGAAAAATAAAATAGACAGTGCAGTTGAAGGTTTGTTTGGATGTGGTCCTTACACAGTGGCCCTTACACAGTGGCCCTTACACAATGCAAAGTTGGGTAGAGTTGAGTGACTGAATATAACTGTAAACAGTATAACTGATTTTGAATACAGTAGCTTCCCTCTATTTGTAGTTAATTATGTGAAAT
Coding sequences within it:
- the bcorl1 gene encoding BCL-6 corepressor-like protein 1 isoform X3, which produces MQVDPTPMNVGDGGTVSREISAPIKASASMVGNPPQTLPPELRGDVPLSQQNKTSTATDCKMPVNVCSDPSNFTHCPVVPPPQEHSNAPSGPPLISSDKRANKRSEVPKPKADGPRVFPTHQWPCGTKNSPEDPVNPSHSGVTSNKKPHAQTQSVISLPAGFQRSTLFKPGQPVTFLPSTNFSSPLCKITLPPALGQIAALREATASQFQKGSQPLSAAAGVAPLLQTYPYHFSVGQCPAPQKKTPNSTPKLKCNSSSSSKSSKAGREHKSTIASVVASPTIALPIQHPALGSAVPTRFTLSPSAAICCGPALASITTQGRLLNYVEKDLAHRSADKTTVGFLKLKVPSAADDHAVACPTEARDVPLDLSAKSKRPKTVKDPPNTVATTEHLHNKARQKVALHPKRPHTTTYGSAAPYPILPNTHRNGALKQASRPLTHQGLEPNSSWVKGSSQGPINNLPGTYVGVASPILASTLRSKDGKGSFEDEFQTFARQETISIIDQGEHLASRGKKASFMTKGNQHVYGIKHPNSTSPAVTQNCPSKGAFATALPGSANSHSHQKSGSVKAAIPYSLTVLKPLWQRPALLPHQSASVQRKVIQGTPKVIQGTPKVKGGTGSDGPKFQGAHQSPSRMEAEKWDRTKSPLSNLESIVKQKALETSALTSEGYCHLAPVTSRKPEVVSSHTAGKDILLHQTAAFGCPPIRSVENNETLSFQGDSTQVTNKLEKMSVSESKERSTEKHIKLGEQAGGKEIQVSANSTSHTHAFRSSGSANRNRMDSKLAQELEGETVKEESMAPAGLAPRAKLEGIALSILTGQCAGVAEVEKTNGIKEESPTKAKAAISKQKKSPSPRKPAKEKASPDHSKKAAAPVKKKQDQEATPVKKEPSPKKEPCVPVLEHSLTLVEPSLHRDEGENTRKEKSSPTDNKQAAHNKPGSVSSPLLSPQRSETPVSLSSPGRPSKEPASSESSTPRLRRGRRRADEARLDDWGFATPSPPPPPTPPPPPTYPPPRPRGRPRTNPLPEKAEQCKARPVPSTEGDTPKRKKRNRCRNRKYQNGEYITEKDKDGEGEERSVLTRQGTRSDLRTGMYPRLSATLTCRGASPEPGQRRPSFTRSGSVRRPEREASPEPSDKPSGKRKFKSKHLSDTDEPKKLKTKRSSLGKHPTSLATDDDSPNAKKPAGLSATPKGPTSPPASKKGRGGAPESPPSRPVPPEVRRLIVNKNAGETLLQRAARLGYQDVVHYCLEKDVREVNRRDNAGYTALHEACSRGWSHIVQVLLKYGADVNCSAQDGTRPIHDAVASDNLPVVWMLLNHGADPTLATYSGQTVVKLAQSPSMKTFLKEYFTDLEGRSDQDPSLPWEFYSSSVFETGQEACWDFLLSQREEEREGNKERDSDGDCLLFEFSSEPLLACFHVQVSLTQGFCNWFLLTDVLKRLKMSSRIFRVRYPHLEVVSLARTELWRQVSVSQVSTASAQPQGEEKEEEDREEGEGLVELVRCVRELQGLLGSSIHILQEDEGEEEGDRTDTATPCSR
- the bcorl1 gene encoding BCL-6 corepressor-like protein 1 isoform X2, which codes for MSLNTEAVRIASYTEEDPIAADLRSTTPKECCVNATHMQVDPTPMNVGDGGTVSREISAPIKASASMVGNPPQTLPPELRGDVPLSQQNKTSTATDCKMPVNVCSDPSNFTHCPVVPPPQEHSNAPSGPPLISSDKRANKRSEVPKPKADGPRVFPTHQWPCGTKNSPEDPVNPSHSGVTSNKKPHAQTQSVISLPAGFQRSTLFKPGQPVTFLPSTNFSSPLCKITLPPALGQIAALREATASQFQKGSQPLSAAAGVAPLLQTYPYHFSVGQCPAPQKKTPNSTPKLKCNSSSSSKSSKAGREHKSTIASVVASPTIALPIQHPALGSAVPTRFTLSPSAAICCGPALASITTQGRLLNYVEKDLAHRSADKTTVGFLKLKVPSAADDHAVACPTEARDVPLDLSAKSKRPKTVKDPPNTVATTEHLHNKARQKVALHPKRPHTTTYGSAAPYPILPNTHRNGALKQASRPLTHQGLEPNSSWVKGSSQGPINNLPGTYVGVASPILASTLRSKDGKGSFEDEFQTFARQETISIIDQGEHLASRGKKASFMTKGNQHVYGIKHPNSTSPAVTQNCPSKGAFATALPGSANSHSHQKSGSVKAAIPYSLTVLKPLWQRPALLPHQSASVQRKVIQGTPKVIQGTPKVKGGTGSDGPKFQGAHQSPSRMEAEKWDRTKSPLSNLESIVKQKALETSALTSEGYCHLAPVTSRKPEVVSSHTAGKDILLHQTAAFGCPPIRSVENNETLSFQGDSTQVTNKLEKMSVSESKERSTEKHIKLGEQAGGKEIQVSANSTSHTHAFRSSGSANRNRMDSKLAQELEGETVKEESMAPAGLAPRAKLEGIALSILTGQCAGVAEVEKTNGIKEESPTKAKAAISKQKKSPSPRKPAKEKASPDHSKKAAAPVKKKQDQEATPVKKEPSPKKEPCVPVLEHSLTLVEPSLHRDEGENTRKEKSSPTDNKQAAHNKPGSVSSPLLSPQRSETPVSLSSPGRPSKEPASSESSTPRLRRGRRRADEARLDDWGFATPSPPPPPTPPPPPTYPPPRPRGRPRTNPLPEKAEQCKARPVPSTEGDTPKRKKRNRCRNRKYQNGEYITEKDKDGEGEERSVLTRQGTRSDLRTGMYPRLSATLTCRGASPEPGQRRPSFTRSGSVRRPEREASPEPSDKPSGKRKFKSKHLSDTDEPKKLKTKRSSLGKHPTSLATDDDSPNAKKPAGLSATPKGPTSPPASKKGRGGAPESPPSRPVPPEVRRLIVNKNAGETLLQRAARLGYQDVVHYCLEKDVREVNRRDNAGYTALHEACSRGWSHIVQVLLKYGADVNCSAQDGTRPIHDAVASDNLPVVWMLLNHGADPTLATYSGQTVVKLAQSPSMKTFLKEYFTDLEGRSDQDPSLPWEFYSSSVFETGQEACWDFLLSQREEEREGNKERDSDGDCLLFEFSSEPLLACFHVQVSLTQGFCNWFLLTDVLKRLKMSSRIFRVRYPHLEVVSLARTELWRQVSVSQVSTASAQPQGEEKEEEDREEGEGLVELVRCVRELQGLLGSSIHILQEDEGEEEGDRTDTATPCSR
- the bcorl1 gene encoding BCL-6 corepressor-like protein 1 isoform X1, whose amino-acid sequence is MGQVKCANTEHIHFIICIASYTEEDPIAADLRSTTPKECCVNATHMQVDPTPMNVGDGGTVSREISAPIKASASMVGNPPQTLPPELRGDVPLSQQNKTSTATDCKMPVNVCSDPSNFTHCPVVPPPQEHSNAPSGPPLISSDKRANKRSEVPKPKADGPRVFPTHQWPCGTKNSPEDPVNPSHSGVTSNKKPHAQTQSVISLPAGFQRSTLFKPGQPVTFLPSTNFSSPLCKITLPPALGQIAALREATASQFQKGSQPLSAAAGVAPLLQTYPYHFSVGQCPAPQKKTPNSTPKLKCNSSSSSKSSKAGREHKSTIASVVASPTIALPIQHPALGSAVPTRFTLSPSAAICCGPALASITTQGRLLNYVEKDLAHRSADKTTVGFLKLKVPSAADDHAVACPTEARDVPLDLSAKSKRPKTVKDPPNTVATTEHLHNKARQKVALHPKRPHTTTYGSAAPYPILPNTHRNGALKQASRPLTHQGLEPNSSWVKGSSQGPINNLPGTYVGVASPILASTLRSKDGKGSFEDEFQTFARQETISIIDQGEHLASRGKKASFMTKGNQHVYGIKHPNSTSPAVTQNCPSKGAFATALPGSANSHSHQKSGSVKAAIPYSLTVLKPLWQRPALLPHQSASVQRKVIQGTPKVIQGTPKVKGGTGSDGPKFQGAHQSPSRMEAEKWDRTKSPLSNLESIVKQKALETSALTSEGYCHLAPVTSRKPEVVSSHTAGKDILLHQTAAFGCPPIRSVENNETLSFQGDSTQVTNKLEKMSVSESKERSTEKHIKLGEQAGGKEIQVSANSTSHTHAFRSSGSANRNRMDSKLAQELEGETVKEESMAPAGLAPRAKLEGIALSILTGQCAGVAEVEKTNGIKEESPTKAKAAISKQKKSPSPRKPAKEKASPDHSKKAAAPVKKKQDQEATPVKKEPSPKKEPCVPVLEHSLTLVEPSLHRDEGENTRKEKSSPTDNKQAAHNKPGSVSSPLLSPQRSETPVSLSSPGRPSKEPASSESSTPRLRRGRRRADEARLDDWGFATPSPPPPPTPPPPPTYPPPRPRGRPRTNPLPEKAEQCKARPVPSTEGDTPKRKKRNRCRNRKYQNGEYITEKDKDGEGEERSVLTRQGTRSDLRTGMYPRLSATLTCRGASPEPGQRRPSFTRSGSVRRPEREASPEPSDKPSGKRKFKSKHLSDTDEPKKLKTKRSSLGKHPTSLATDDDSPNAKKPAGLSATPKGPTSPPASKKGRGGAPESPPSRPVPPEVRRLIVNKNAGETLLQRAARLGYQDVVHYCLEKDVREVNRRDNAGYTALHEACSRGWSHIVQVLLKYGADVNCSAQDGTRPIHDAVASDNLPVVWMLLNHGADPTLATYSGQTVVKLAQSPSMKTFLKEYFTDLEGRSDQDPSLPWEFYSSSVFETGQEACWDFLLSQREEEREGNKERDSDGDCLLFEFSSEPLLACFHVQVSLTQGFCNWFLLTDVLKRLKMSSRIFRVRYPHLEVVSLARTELWRQVSVSQVSTASAQPQGEEKEEEDREEGEGLVELVRCVRELQGLLGSSIHILQEDEGEEEGDRTDTATPCSR